The DNA segment AAGTCGTGGCGTGGTGAAGATTACCTCGTCCACTCAATCCTCGACTGTATCTACACATGCAAGCACAAATTGTGGCGGCAGCTCACAGGCGAACTCGTCCATCACATACAAAATTTTTCAGAACGCGATGAACTCCAGAAATTCAAGGAAAAGGTAGTGGATCTTATAAAAACTTGATGAAGGCGTTATTCTGCATCAATAAAAATATGAAGTGTACAAGAATGCAGCGTAGGCGATGAGAAGTAACAGCCCCTCCCACCTATTTATTAAAAGTCCTTTTCTAGCCAGCGGAAGAAGAGCAACAGCAAATCCTGTCATGAAAATATATTCATTTATAAGAAGCCCTGATTCAACGGTAAGAGGGGATATGACAGCAGCGAGACCTATCCCAAAAAAAATATTGACTATATTGCTGCCGACCACGTTTGAAACACATATGTCGTCTTTACCCTTCATCGCGGCCACTGCAGAGGTGGCAAACTCGGGAAGGGATGTCCCAACTGCCACGAGCGTTAAGCCTATAAAAATTTCGCTGATACCGTAGAAACGTGCAATATTCTCGGCAGATTTTACAAATAGATGACCTCCGCCGATCACGCCGACAAGACCAATTAAGACAAGAAGGAGAGCAAGCGGAATTCCATTTTTGGGCATAACGCCATTTTGATCGGAATCTGTCAGCCTGTCCTTTTTAACCTGCAAGATGGTATATGATATAAACGCTATCATACAGGCTATGAGTATCGACCCTTCAATTCTGCCTATTTTCCCATCGGCGCTCATCGCAAATAGAATCAGCGTAGCGACTATCATAATGGGGATCTCTCGCTTCACCATCGTGAGTTCGACATTGACAGGCTTCACCAGAGCTATGACCCCTATTATCAACCCTATATTGCAGATGTTGCTTCCAACTATATTAC comes from the Myxococcales bacterium genome and includes:
- a CDS encoding calcium/sodium antiporter, with translation MILNWTYVAAGILLLYFGADFLVRGAGRIAEGFNVRPVIIGLTIVAFGTSVPEFTVSSLASYAGNSSIAVGNIVGSNICNIGLIIGVIALVKPVNVELTMVKREIPIMIVATLILFAMSADGKIGRIEGSILIACMIAFISYTILQVKKDRLTDSDQNGVMPKNGIPLALLLVLIGLVGVIGGGHLFVKSAENIARFYGISEIFIGLTLVAVGTSLPEFATSAVAAMKGKDDICVSNVVGSNIVNIFFGIGLAAVISPLTVESGLLINEYIFMTGFAVALLPLARKGLLINRWEGLLLLIAYAAFLYTSYFY